DNA from Thermococcus bergensis:
ACGGTGGGATAAGATATTCCGGCGACATCGTCAAGGCTATAGCGGCAGGAGCAGACGCGGTTATGCTGGGGAACCTTCTGGCGGGAACTAAAGAGGCCCCGGGAAGGGAAGTAACAATAAACGGAAGAAAGTACAAGCAATATAGAGGAATGGGAAGCTTGGGAGCAATGATGAAGGGAGGAGCAGAGAGGTATTACCAGAAGGGACACATGAAAACGAGAAAATTCGTACCGGAAGGCGTTGAAGGAGTTGTTCCATACAAAGGCAGAGTAAGCGAAGTGCTTTACCAGCTTATAGGAGGACTAAAAGCCGGAATGGGCTACGTTGGAGCAAGGAACATTGAAGAACTTAAGGAAAAGGGGCAGTTCGTGATAGTAACCCACGCGGGAGTTAGAGAGAGCCACCCGCACGACATAGTCATAACGAATGAAGCCCCCAACTACCCCTTCGAGAGGTGATCTTCAACATTTTTATGTTTAAAATAGCAAAATTTTTAAATCAGATTTTACAATTTTATGTCGAAGGTGACACTCATGTGGGAGAAATTCATCGAGGAAAAGGTTAATGAAATTAGAGAGACCGTTGGAGATGGAAAGGCAATAATAGCACTAAGCGGAGGCGTGGACAGCTCGACAGCCGCAATATTGGCCCACAAAGCAATTGGAGATAAGCTATACGCTGTCTTTGTAAACACAGGGTTTTTGAGGAAAGGAGAACCCGAGTTCGTTGTAAAGACCTTCAGGGACGAGTTCGGCTTGAACTTAATCTATGTAGATGCTCAAGAAAAGTTTTTTGATGCACTCAACAGTGTGACTGACCCTGAAGAAAAGAGAAAAATCATAGGAAAGACGTTCATAGATGTATTTGAGGAAGTGGCAAGAGAAATCAACGCTGATTTCTTAATTCAGGGCACTATAGCCCCAGACTGGATTGAAAGCCAGGGGAAGATAAAAAGCCACCACAATGTAGGCGGCTTGCCTGAGAGGCTGAACCTCAAGCTCATTGAACCCCTAAGGGAGCTCTACAAAGACGAGGTTAGGGAGGTAGCAAAAGAGCTCGGTCTGCCAGAAAAGATATACAACCGCATGCCATTTCCGGGGCCAGGATTAGCTGTGAGGGTTATTGGGGAAGTGACACCGGAGAAAATAGCCATAGTGAGGGAGGCTAATGCAATAGTGGAGGAAGAGATTGAAAAAGCCGGTTTAAAGCCATGGCAGGCCTTTGCCGTGCTTTTAGGAGTTAAAACTGTAGGAGTGCAGGGAGACATAAGGGCCTACAAAGAGACAATAGCAGTTAGAGTCGTTGAGAGTTTGGACGGCATGACGGCAAATGCCATGAATGTTCCATTTGAAGTGTTACAAAGAATAGCGTTCAGAATAACGAGTGAGATTCCACAGGTGGGAAGGGTTCTCTACGACATAACCAACAAGCCCCCTGCTACAATTGAGTTTGAGTGAGAGATTGGTGGTGCGGATGATACTCATAATGGATAACCACGGTCAGTACGTTCACAGGATCTGGAGAACGCTCCGATATCTTGGCATTGAAGCCAAAATAATTCCAAACACAACGCCGGTTGAAGAGATAAAAGCAATGAAGCCCAAAGGGATTATCTTCTCAGGTGGGCCAGATTTGGAAAGAACTGGAAACTGCAAGGCCATCTTAGAAAACTATGAAGACTTCAACGTGCCCATACTTGGAATATGCTTGGGACACCAGCTTATAGCGAAACACTTCGGCGGCAAAGTTGGTAGAGGAGAAAAAGCAGAATACAGTCTTGTTGAGATTGAGATACTCGAGGAGAATGAAATCTTCAAGGGACTCCCAAAAAGGCTTAAGGTCTGGGAGAGCCACATGGACGAAGTCAAAGAGCTTCCAAAAGAGTTTGAGCTCTTAGCTAAGAGCGAATTCTGCCTGGTTGAGGCTATGAAGCACAGAGAACTGCCAATTTATGGGGTCCAGTTCCATCCGGAGGTTGCACATACAGAAAGGGGAAGTGACATATACAGAAACTTTGCCCAGCTCTGTGGGGAGCTTTAGCCTTGTGGAAAAAGCTTATATATTTTCCCACTTATTTTTTCATGGTGGGAAAATGATCTCAAAAATAGATTCTAAGGGCAGAGTTTATATCCCAAAAAGCATGAGAAAGCGGATCCACGGGGAGGTATATTTGGTAGAAACTCCAGAAGGAATATTAATAATCCCAAAACCCGAAAATCCGATAGAAGAACTTGAAAAAATTGGAAAAAGCCTCCCAGAGAAATCAATTGAGGAACTCAAGAGAGAAATACTAAAACAAGCTCTGGAGGAATTACAATGATTTATGCAGATACAGACTTTTTTCTCGCTCTTCTAAAGCCAAACGATTGGCTGAAAAAGAATGCAAAGAAGATACTCAAAGAATACAAGGGACAGATTACAACATCGGAGGTCACTTTTATTGAGCTAATGCTTTTAGCCAAACGATATGATCTTGATCCAGTTAAAATTGCCTCAAGCGTTATGGCGATATGCAACATAGAGGACACAAAATACCTCAAAGCCGCGATTTATATTAAAGAGTACGGGGTAAACGTTTTTGATGCATTTCACGCAGCAAACTGCCAGGGGAGAATAATAAGTTCCGATAACGTTTATGATAAGCTGGGCATAGAAAGAATTGATCTGAGAAAGCTAGAAGAGAAGTAACTATTTCACCCCAGCAAACAGAAAACTTTTTAAAATTACATTTTTTACTTTTCTCAGTAGTAGGTGGTTTTATGGGGTACACCATATACTACAGCTTAGAGATCAGGGAGTACAAAAGGGCAAGTAGGTTTATTGAGAGAATATGTGAGGGCCTCAATTTAGAGTGCGAATTTCGGGAAGGGGAAATTATTATCCAGCCGCCCTCTAAGGAAGTGGAGCCCCTTGTAATTAAAAACGGAAAGAGATTTGTGAAAACATATAAACGGGAACCATACACCTCTCTCTACTTATTGTTACTGCTCTCACTTTCGGCTTTTGGCTCCGTTGATGTTTCCGATGATGATGGCTTTACTTTGTGAACCTCCAAGACCCTCTTTGGTACGGAACTTCTGAAGACTCTTTCCTCCACAAGAACTTTCACTATATCACCTACTTCAACTTCCTCCGCGCTCTCGACCCAGTACTTGCCGGGCTTAACGTTGGCCCTTATATCATCGTGGACACCCACTCTCACAAGCTCCCCTTTAACCTCTTCCACCACTCCATAGGTCCAATCTCTGGTGAACTTTGATCTGTAGAGGTATCTGAAGGACAGCACAATGACAAAAATAGTTATGAGATAGGCGTAGAAGTAGTAAACGTTCTTTGCGAACCTCCTTATTACGAGATACCCCAAGAAGGATAAAAACGCAATTACGGTAAGACCGTAGTAGAAGAACCTGTAGGGCTCAACTTCAATGAAGAATTCTCGATTTTTTAAGATGGTGTATCTCAGGTAGAGAAAGTAGACAACAAAAAGCAGAGCAAGGTAAAGCTCATTTCCAAAGAGGACTAGGAGGAGAGATGATAGGAGATAGGCAATAAAGGAAAGCTGAATGCTCAAGCTTAAGAGCTCATGAACCGTGAGTTCTCTCTTTATTAGCTTTTTAAGGAGCCTAAACTTTGGGGGAGTTTTTGATGGAGTGGGTTTAATTATCTCATCTAGGGTTCTTTTTGTCCACTTTGCTGATTTCACGGCAAAGGACTCAGCTGCTTCACCCATTTTATACAGGATTTCATCAAGGTTCATGATTATCACCCCGTGCTAAGCAAATCCTGAGCTCCCTGGCTTCCGAATATTGCCTCTGCGGTGTCTTCGTCGAGGAAGAACGGAATTGTGCTTAAATCTCCGCTTGATATTACTCCCTGGGAAATTCCCCACACTCTGAACCCTGAGACCTTTGAATCGCCCTTAAAATAGTAGTTGAGGAAATAGTAGTCCACGCTGGACTGCCCTTCCTCCACCGAAATCCCCAGGGTCCTAAATAAATTGAAGAGCTTCTCATCGTAGTTTGCGTGCGGTATCATAAAGCTGACGAGACCTATGGGATAGTATCTATCTCCGTATTTAACCCCGAGCTCGTCCTGCATCCTGTGGGCGAGGGTCACGTACGCGTCGTGGTTTACGTTGCTTCCCTCGAGGCGCTCGAAGAAGGACCAGCCGTTTTCGATCCCAAAGTACCGCTGGTCTATGAGGCAGTCTATGAAAGGCTGGAGGTCGTAGGCGCGGGCATTTGAATAGGTTGTTGGGGAGGTAGGTATTGTGTCTATTTGGTTGGACATCGTAACTGTTGGAGGAATCGATGCATATTTACGGACACGTATCCAATCCCACTCTTGGTTCTTATCCCATGTTCCCAACGCAATTGCGCCCTTGTAATCTTGGTAAGTGTTATATGTGTTGTATACTACTGCACCAGTATCCCATTCCAATCTCGAATTATACTTAAACCAATATATTGTTCCTTTATGCCAACCACGTGGAAGATTTAGATCTTCCTCATGATATCTTCCATACTGATGATCATCTAAATACGACCATTCTGCTGGCTGTACATGATTACGTCTCACCCACCATAAGGGACCCCAAGGATAAGAAGCTTGCCTAACGGCAATATAAAGTTCCGCCCAGCTGTTCTTAATATTTTGCCGAAACTCAATTATAACAGGTGGAGTAAAGGTTTTCTTTGTGTATATGCCTGCGTAATCATTGGTAATTCTTAATACCCCATTAATGAAGGATACTTGTGCATTATACTGTTCCCACTTTTTAGTATCCAGTGTACCCTCATTGAAATCATCATAAAAATCAAACACTTTTTCGGGACTCCCAAGAGTTTCTGTTCCACTTGAATCAAAGTATATCCCAAGGGTTATTGAGGAGCTCGCTGGGATTGTAACATTAACCCATATTAAAGCTTGCTTAGTTGCCGTATCCCAATTTTCAATCCAGAAATTAATTGGATTGCAATTTTTACCATAAATTTCAATAACTGGGATATTGTCTCTATCGCTATCTGCAGTGTTAAAGAATGTCGTTAAAGTAGGATCTGGAAAAGTCGTGCTGTCAATAACAATTGGAACTTGGAAATCCGTTAAATCAATGCCAACATTATTCTGAATAGTCAGATTCAATCTATATCCAAGTGAAGAGCACCAACCTCCTGATGTTCCCCCGCCCACGTTATCAAATACCAGAACACCCATATCATTGTTGTTAAACACATCAAGCGGGGATATTCTAATCCCGTTCAGGGTTGTGTTGACTATTATGGGTGCGTCCGTTTGATCCACCGAACCGTTCATCAAAACGTATGCCCTCGCACCATCTCCGGGATAATAATCTCCAAAATAAATCTTGTCGGACTCCAGGTGTTTTATAAGCTCTCCGGGCACATGGGGCTCACTGCTCTTCCCATCCCCACTCAAAACCTTTATTGGCCTGTCAATGAGTTCGGGGAAGGGATAGGAGCATGCCCTAATTGACCGCTGGTACCTGCCTCCCGTCATTGCCGAGAAGAAAGAATCCTCAAGATTTTCAAGATTCACTATTGAATATATGTAGCCTCCGCTTCTTGGTATCGGGCCCGTGTAGATGGTTCTATCGGATAAGTCCCTGATGGTCACGTTTGGGATTCCGGCTTTTACAACAACCCTAAATGAATCGAGGGGTGCTACCGTGATGCTTATATTGTCAGCTATTTCATCCACACTTGGAGAGAGCTCAAAGCCCTGTTCCCTCAACTCCTGACTCATATTCGTGAGCCATTTCCTAATACTCTGTCCTTTCATGACCCTGTCAAAATCGTACCCGGGCATGCTCGACGACGTACCCGTCAAAATTAAATCCCTGATGGTGTTGTTGACCCTGTATGCAGGGCTTATAAAACTCCCCGTAACCGCCACGTAATCCACTGCCGCCACCACGGCCCTCTTCCCGGAGAGCTCCAGCGCCTTTTGAAAGTCCAGCTCAAAGTACGATACCACCCTGTATGTTCTCTCGACCTGAGTCCTCTCGCTCTGGGCCACTATTATCTGGGACGAGACGTCCTCATAGGTGGCTAAGAGGAGCATCAGGGGTATGATCAGGAGTAGGACTGTTGAGTTAATCAGGAAAGCCCGCCGCTTCCTCATCCGTTATCCCTCCAGACCCTTAGGGTTATGGTTATGGGTTCAAACAGGCTGGGTATGTTGCCCATCGGGGCGAAGTCTATATTCACATTAGCGGGTAGTTCTATTAGTATTGGGTCAGTCTGGGTCCCATTTCCTCCCAGATTGTTGAAGAGCCGTATTATGGCATCATCTACCGCATAGGTGGTTCTGTTCGTTAATAGGTCATTTGCGGTTATATCGCAGTATGGGGGCTCTCCAACGATTACATAGTGGGGATTTGAGTCCCCGCTCCAATAGTATGTAATGTTGTATCCGGTGCATCCGGGTCTCACAAGTTTTGGAAACACCTCTCCATAGCCGGCGTA
Protein-coding regions in this window:
- the guaA gene encoding glutamine-hydrolyzing GMP synthase, whose amino-acid sequence is MWEKFIEEKVNEIRETVGDGKAIIALSGGVDSSTAAILAHKAIGDKLYAVFVNTGFLRKGEPEFVVKTFRDEFGLNLIYVDAQEKFFDALNSVTDPEEKRKIIGKTFIDVFEEVAREINADFLIQGTIAPDWIESQGKIKSHHNVGGLPERLNLKLIEPLRELYKDEVREVAKELGLPEKIYNRMPFPGPGLAVRVIGEVTPEKIAIVREANAIVEEEIEKAGLKPWQAFAVLLGVKTVGVQGDIRAYKETIAVRVVESLDGMTANAMNVPFEVLQRIAFRITSEIPQVGRVLYDITNKPPATIEFE
- a CDS encoding GMP synthase subunit A — encoded protein: MILIMDNHGQYVHRIWRTLRYLGIEAKIIPNTTPVEEIKAMKPKGIIFSGGPDLERTGNCKAILENYEDFNVPILGICLGHQLIAKHFGGKVGRGEKAEYSLVEIEILEENEIFKGLPKRLKVWESHMDEVKELPKEFELLAKSEFCLVEAMKHRELPIYGVQFHPEVAHTERGSDIYRNFAQLCGEL
- a CDS encoding AbrB/MazE/SpoVT family DNA-binding domain-containing protein; the encoded protein is MEKAYIFSHLFFHGGKMISKIDSKGRVYIPKSMRKRIHGEVYLVETPEGILIIPKPENPIEELEKIGKSLPEKSIEELKREILKQALEELQ
- a CDS encoding type II toxin-antitoxin system VapC family toxin — translated: MIYADTDFFLALLKPNDWLKKNAKKILKEYKGQITTSEVTFIELMLLAKRYDLDPVKIASSVMAICNIEDTKYLKAAIYIKEYGVNVFDAFHAANCQGRIISSDNVYDKLGIERIDLRKLEEK
- a CDS encoding DUF2101 family protein; the encoded protein is MNLDEILYKMGEAAESFAVKSAKWTKRTLDEIIKPTPSKTPPKFRLLKKLIKRELTVHELLSLSIQLSFIAYLLSSLLLVLFGNELYLALLFVVYFLYLRYTILKNREFFIEVEPYRFFYYGLTVIAFLSFLGYLVIRRFAKNVYYFYAYLITIFVIVLSFRYLYRSKFTRDWTYGVVEEVKGELVRVGVHDDIRANVKPGKYWVESAEEVEVGDIVKVLVEERVFRSSVPKRVLEVHKVKPSSSETSTEPKAESESSNNK
- a CDS encoding DUF2341 domain-containing protein; its protein translation is MRKRRAFLINSTVLLLIIPLMLLLATYEDVSSQIIVAQSERTQVERTYRVVSYFELDFQKALELSGKRAVVAAVDYVAVTGSFISPAYRVNNTIRDLILTGTSSSMPGYDFDRVMKGQSIRKWLTNMSQELREQGFELSPSVDEIADNISITVAPLDSFRVVVKAGIPNVTIRDLSDRTIYTGPIPRSGGYIYSIVNLENLEDSFFSAMTGGRYQRSIRACSYPFPELIDRPIKVLSGDGKSSEPHVPGELIKHLESDKIYFGDYYPGDGARAYVLMNGSVDQTDAPIIVNTTLNGIRISPLDVFNNNDMGVLVFDNVGGGTSGGWCSSLGYRLNLTIQNNVGIDLTDFQVPIVIDSTTFPDPTLTTFFNTADSDRDNIPVIEIYGKNCNPINFWIENWDTATKQALIWVNVTIPASSSITLGIYFDSSGTETLGSPEKVFDFYDDFNEGTLDTKKWEQYNAQVSFINGVLRITNDYAGIYTKKTFTPPVIIEFRQNIKNSWAELYIAVRQASYPWGPLWWVRRNHVQPAEWSYLDDHQYGRYHEEDLNLPRGWHKGTIYWFKYNSRLEWDTGAVVYNTYNTYQDYKGAIALGTWDKNQEWDWIRVRKYASIPPTVTMSNQIDTIPTSPTTYSNARAYDLQPFIDCLIDQRYFGIENGWSFFERLEGSNVNHDAYVTLAHRMQDELGVKYGDRYYPIGLVSFMIPHANYDEKLFNLFRTLGISVEEGQSSVDYYFLNYYFKGDSKVSGFRVWGISQGVISSGDLSTIPFFLDEDTAEAIFGSQGAQDLLSTG